The Sulfitobacter sp. S223 genome has a window encoding:
- a CDS encoding GNAT family N-acetyltransferase, which translates to MCAQEVEIRIIGSLSEIDATEWDACACPEAVDGARPNDPFTTHRFLKALEDSGSVGAGTGWQPQYLTACIEGQIIAVAPLYAKSHSQGEYIFDHSWAHAYERAGGRYYPKLQIAVPHTPATGRRFLTRPGFEEAGFAALVQGAVQLTENNGLSSLHATFCTGEEAARAQEFGMMARKSQQFHWRNQGYPDFDAFLNTLSSRKRKNMRKERATAQAFGGTIETFTGDDLRPEHWDAFWVFYQDTGARKWGQPYLTRRFFDIAQEVLRDDMALVLAERDGQWIAGALNFIGVDALYGRYWGCIEHHSCLHFELCYYQAIDIAIAMGLRTVEAGAQGEHKLARGYLPTPTWSLHWMRDPGFSRAVGEYLEAERAAVDEEIEVLTEYGPFKKAEVEEQE; encoded by the coding sequence ATGTGCGCCCAAGAGGTAGAGATCAGGATCATTGGATCGCTGTCAGAAATTGACGCGACCGAATGGGATGCTTGTGCCTGTCCCGAAGCTGTGGACGGCGCGCGCCCGAATGACCCGTTTACCACGCACCGGTTTCTCAAGGCGTTGGAGGATAGCGGCAGCGTAGGTGCTGGCACAGGGTGGCAGCCCCAATATCTGACAGCCTGCATTGAAGGGCAAATCATCGCAGTGGCCCCGCTTTATGCCAAATCACACAGTCAGGGCGAATATATCTTTGACCACTCCTGGGCCCATGCCTATGAGCGGGCGGGGGGACGTTATTACCCCAAGTTGCAGATCGCAGTACCTCATACCCCTGCCACTGGTCGGCGATTCCTGACCCGACCAGGATTTGAGGAGGCTGGCTTTGCTGCTTTGGTGCAGGGTGCCGTGCAACTGACAGAGAACAACGGGCTCAGCTCGCTCCATGCGACGTTTTGTACGGGCGAAGAAGCTGCCCGCGCGCAAGAATTCGGCATGATGGCCCGCAAGAGCCAACAGTTTCACTGGCGCAATCAGGGCTATCCCGATTTCGACGCGTTTCTGAATACGCTCAGCTCGCGCAAGCGCAAGAATATGCGCAAAGAACGCGCAACGGCCCAAGCATTCGGCGGTACCATTGAAACATTCACCGGCGATGATTTGCGACCCGAACATTGGGACGCCTTCTGGGTCTTTTATCAGGATACGGGGGCACGCAAGTGGGGCCAGCCATACCTCACGCGGCGCTTTTTCGACATAGCCCAAGAAGTGCTGCGTGATGACATGGCATTGGTGTTGGCGGAACGCGATGGCCAATGGATCGCAGGCGCGTTGAACTTTATTGGCGTTGATGCGTTGTACGGCAGGTATTGGGGCTGCATAGAGCACCATTCATGCCTGCATTTCGAACTGTGCTACTATCAGGCCATAGATATCGCAATTGCGATGGGGCTGCGCACTGTCGAAGCGGGCGCACAAGGCGAACACAAACTGGCGCGTGGCTATCTGCCGACGCCTACGTGGTCGCTACACTGGATGCGTGATCCGGGGTTTTCCCGCGCAGTTGGTGAATATCTGGAGGCCGAGCGTGCCGCCGTGGACGAAGAAATAGAGGTGCTGACAGAGTACGGCCCCTTCAAGAAAGCAGAAGTCGAGGAACAGGAATGA
- a CDS encoding 4a-hydroxytetrahydrobiopterin dehydratase: MTEKLSAETRGALLDPLLTNGWSMVEDRDAIVKTYKFDDFADAFGWMTRAAFWAEKWNHHPEWQNTYNKVTVTLTTHDVDGLSALDAKLARKMDGL, from the coding sequence ATGACAGAGAAATTAAGCGCCGAGACACGCGGGGCTCTACTGGACCCGCTGTTGACCAACGGATGGTCTATGGTCGAAGACCGCGATGCGATTGTTAAAACCTACAAGTTTGACGATTTCGCAGATGCATTCGGTTGGATGACGCGCGCGGCATTCTGGGCCGAAAAATGGAATCATCATCCCGAATGGCAGAATACATACAACAAGGTGACGGTAACCTTGACCACGCACGACGTAGACGGGCTTAGCGCTCTTGATGCGAAACTGGCACGTAAGATGGACGGACTTTGA